The following are encoded in a window of Persicobacter psychrovividus genomic DNA:
- a CDS encoding quinone oxidoreductase yields MNALTFSSFGDAEVLEYIEVPKPKIAKGEVLIQMKAIGLNFADIYRRKGHYHLKGEPPYIAGYEGAGQVVESKSSQLNVGDKVAFADVPFANAEFVMAHEDHVIILEDHVPYQLAASLLLQGMTAHYLCHDSHLIQPKEVVVIHAAAGGVGQLLLQMCKMRGATVIGLSRSAMKLEKIKELGADHALLLTDKWAQDVLHITEGEGVDVVYDSIGATLNDSIAVTKEKGTIVFYGMSGGDPAQVDPRVLMDGSKKLVGGDLWSYLKTSQDRAFRAHRLFQWIFDAKLVVAPPEVFELEEGEQAHEFLESGKSEGKVLLVP; encoded by the coding sequence ATGAATGCATTGACCTTTTCTTCTTTTGGTGACGCGGAGGTCTTGGAATATATAGAGGTCCCCAAGCCTAAAATTGCCAAAGGAGAGGTCTTGATCCAAATGAAAGCGATTGGGCTTAACTTTGCGGATATCTACCGACGCAAGGGGCATTATCACCTGAAAGGTGAACCCCCTTATATTGCGGGTTATGAAGGCGCAGGGCAGGTGGTGGAAAGTAAATCCTCCCAACTGAATGTGGGCGATAAGGTGGCTTTTGCGGATGTACCTTTTGCCAATGCTGAATTTGTGATGGCACACGAAGACCATGTGATCATTCTTGAAGACCATGTGCCATATCAGTTGGCTGCTTCCTTGCTGTTGCAGGGCATGACGGCCCATTACCTTTGCCACGACAGCCATTTGATACAACCCAAAGAGGTGGTGGTGATTCATGCCGCCGCGGGTGGTGTTGGTCAGCTTCTTCTACAGATGTGTAAAATGAGAGGCGCAACCGTTATTGGTTTGAGCCGCTCAGCAATGAAGCTCGAAAAAATTAAGGAACTTGGCGCAGACCATGCCTTACTACTGACCGACAAGTGGGCGCAAGATGTGCTCCATATTACGGAAGGGGAAGGCGTAGATGTGGTTTACGATAGTATTGGTGCAACGCTCAACGACAGTATTGCGGTAACCAAAGAGAAGGGGACAATTGTGTTTTATGGCATGAGCGGTGGAGATCCTGCCCAGGTTGATCCCCGAGTTTTAATGGATGGCAGTAAAAAGCTGGTCGGAGGTGATTTGTGGAGCTACCTGAAAACTTCCCAGGATCGAGCCTTCAGGGCACACCGATTATTTCAGTGGATTTTTGATGCTAAACTTGTTGTGGCGCCCCCTGAAGTTTTTGAACTGGAGGAAGGCGAACAGGCGCATGAATTTCTGGAAAGTGGGAAGTCTGAGGGGAAAGTGTTGCTTGTTCCGTAG
- a CDS encoding MATE family efflux transporter produces MAKLTEGKILQSIVKLGLPIMGASFVQMAYNMADMAWLGHVNSETVAAVGVSLFFIWFFNSLLMTTKIGAEVTVSQAEGAKDYETSNRSAFTAWSLGVILSVVASVIVYIFAPKLLALFNFDKPEVAQIGTTYLRWCALGFVFAFGNPTLSGVLNGKGNSRVPFVLISIGLVLNIILDPLMIFGYGFVPAMGAKGAAIATVLTQVLVFAGFIFYYLKHEIQHHAFWKFDFQIAKRIFKVGGPAAVQNALFSVFSMVLARIVAVYGADAVAVQSIGIQIEALSWMTALGISTALSSFVGQNFGAQKHDRIRKGVKYSLLVMSAFGIFISVLFMFGGSNIYKIFIGEAAAQLLGGKYLFILGVSQLFMIYEITGSGLFYGLGKSQIPSVVGIVFTGLRIPLALFLAHQMDMGVYGVWWSVSISSFVKGTVILGLTVRMLKKMKHQEQESIDVELPEVALS; encoded by the coding sequence ATGGCAAAACTTACCGAAGGGAAAATACTGCAAAGTATTGTGAAATTGGGGCTTCCTATTATGGGGGCATCCTTTGTGCAGATGGCTTACAACATGGCGGATATGGCCTGGTTGGGTCATGTAAACAGTGAAACCGTAGCCGCAGTGGGCGTTTCATTGTTTTTTATCTGGTTTTTCAACTCCTTGTTGATGACCACCAAAATCGGTGCGGAGGTGACCGTTTCTCAGGCCGAAGGCGCCAAAGATTATGAAACCTCCAATCGGTCCGCTTTTACGGCATGGTCCTTAGGGGTGATACTTTCAGTGGTGGCATCTGTCATCGTTTATATATTTGCACCGAAATTACTGGCGCTGTTTAATTTCGACAAGCCTGAAGTTGCCCAGATCGGAACCACCTATTTGCGATGGTGTGCGCTGGGCTTCGTCTTTGCTTTTGGCAACCCCACACTTTCTGGTGTATTGAATGGCAAGGGCAATAGCCGCGTGCCATTTGTGCTGATCAGTATAGGATTGGTACTGAATATTATCCTTGATCCTTTGATGATATTCGGCTATGGATTTGTACCTGCAATGGGTGCTAAAGGTGCGGCAATTGCCACCGTTTTAACACAGGTATTGGTATTTGCCGGTTTCATCTTTTATTATCTGAAGCACGAGATTCAGCATCATGCTTTCTGGAAATTTGACTTTCAGATTGCCAAGCGCATCTTTAAAGTCGGAGGGCCTGCAGCAGTTCAGAATGCCCTGTTCTCGGTTTTTTCGATGGTTTTGGCGCGCATTGTCGCGGTATATGGTGCCGACGCCGTTGCCGTTCAGAGTATCGGTATTCAAATTGAAGCCCTTTCCTGGATGACCGCCCTTGGGATTTCCACGGCCTTATCTTCTTTTGTTGGGCAGAATTTTGGCGCACAGAAACACGACCGTATTCGCAAAGGGGTGAAATATTCGCTCTTGGTGATGAGTGCGTTCGGCATTTTCATCTCGGTGCTGTTTATGTTTGGCGGAAGTAACATTTATAAAATATTCATTGGTGAAGCGGCCGCTCAGTTGCTTGGCGGTAAATACCTGTTCATCCTTGGGGTATCACAGTTATTTATGATCTATGAGATTACGGGTTCAGGCTTGTTTTATGGCTTGGGGAAAAGTCAAATTCCTTCCGTAGTCGGGATCGTATTTACAGGTCTTCGGATTCCGTTGGCGTTGTTTTTAGCACATCAGATGGACATGGGCGTTTATGGCGTTTGGTGGAGTGTCAGTATTTCATCCTTTGTAAAAGGGACTGTTATTCTTGGGCTGACCGTTCGAATGCTGAAAAAAATGAAGCATCAGGAGCAGGAAAGCATCGATGTGGAATTGCCTGAAGTTGCGCTAAGCTAA